CCATGCAAGATGCCGGTTTCCCTACATGGAAACCGGCTTCACGAAGGACACATACATGGAGGGAAACAGATGACCGGAACCCTATTTGGGTGCCGAAAAGCTAGGGTTAATCTTGCAATTCAAGAAAACCCTAGAGGGGTTCCGTTGCTCGTGGTTGAACTTTCCATCCAAACTGGTAAGCTACTCCAAGACATGGGTTCGGGACTTGTTAGAATTGCTCTTGAGTGTGAAAAGAACCAGTCCGAGAAACTCAAACTTTTGGACGAACCAATATGGACCATGTACTGTAATGGAAGAAAAGTTGGGTATGCTGTGAAGAGAGGGCCTACAGCGGATGATCTGAAGGTCATGCAAAACCTGCATGCAGTGTCTATGGGAGCCGGCGTTCTGCCAAGTCAGAACGCCGAGTCCCCAGAAGGAGAGCTTACTTACATGAGAGCATTTTTTGAACGGACTGTTGGATCAAAGGACTCCGAGACTTATTACATGATGAATCCCAATGGCACCAGTGGACCTGAGCTCAGCATCTTTTTCGTCAGGATAGGGTGAAACATGAATATACCCAGAGAAATTAATGTCCTTTGTTTTctgttcttcattttcatttgtCCCTCTTTTGAGTTCTCGTTTAGGCATCTCTGTTATATATGTTAGCGCATTCTTATTATATATCTTGTCAAAGCAACATATAGGGATCAAAACGAACCTAAATGAAGCATGTAATTTTACATCAGCCTGTGTTTGGCTCGATTAGTTTTCATGTTTAATCTGTTACGTATCGAATAATTTTTTATAGCAGCACCACCTGTTAAAATATATACATCTAGGTTTGTATGGTTAACAATCCGACGGACTGTTtcgatttatttaattaaaaatatttaattcaattaataaaaatattttaattttaattaatctatacttttattttttattaaaatcgATTGGGGTCCGTCGGTTTGTTTCGTGTATCTAAGAACAAACCAGCGAACGTCCATCGGTTTATTGGATTTTGTTTCTGGTAAATTTTTACAAACCGACTCGAATCTCTCAGTtttgtcagttttttttttttttttttgggtaaaaattGGCACCAGTAGCCTTCTTTGTAGCAGCACCACCTGTCAAAAGAAGACATTTAGGGTGTGTGATTTGCATGATTGTCCTTATTCgagggtgatctttaatt
This portion of the Lycium ferocissimum isolate CSIRO_LF1 chromosome 1, AGI_CSIRO_Lferr_CH_V1, whole genome shotgun sequence genome encodes:
- the LOC132054828 gene encoding protein MIZU-KUSSEI 1-like, yielding MPSPKTLPVGRSQPGNVVAPDRSPSRLPAAPVLLQQPSHKKGQWKSTKFLRRVKSVFRSFPVINPPCKMPVSLHGNRLHEGHIHGGKQMTGTLFGCRKARVNLAIQENPRGVPLLVVELSIQTGKLLQDMGSGLVRIALECEKNQSEKLKLLDEPIWTMYCNGRKVGYAVKRGPTADDLKVMQNLHAVSMGAGVLPSQNAESPEGELTYMRAFFERTVGSKDSETYYMMNPNGTSGPELSIFFVRIG